Proteins from a single region of Sulfitobacter sp. W027:
- a CDS encoding replication initiator protein A, producing MTDIPVSSLSPDRHPTADFFVCDVFDAAPKDDLGTMEHPIFSLSTRPDKRILSYAHGGTTIEVIPSVKGRATIHDKDILIFCISQLMAAVNAGRKISRHITLKAHDLLVATNRDTSGDAYARLKDAFERLAGTRITTNMATGGIETTQGLGLIESWEIKRRARGGRMISVGVTLSEWLFRAVQTKSVLTLSRDYFRLRKPLERRIYELARKHCGRQREWRVSVTTLHKKSGSAAPLRVFRAALRKMASAAHLPDYDMLEEPGDLMVFSRRPVVLEHGSAPQLSVDALEAARALMPGVDVYALEADWHSYWDRNGQAVLRNADLAFLGWVRTQTKNTTGG from the coding sequence ATGACCGATATTCCTGTATCCAGCTTGTCGCCGGACCGACATCCTACGGCAGATTTTTTCGTCTGCGATGTATTTGATGCAGCGCCCAAAGATGACTTGGGCACGATGGAGCATCCGATTTTCTCCCTTTCGACCCGGCCCGACAAACGCATTTTGTCCTATGCGCATGGTGGGACCACCATCGAGGTGATCCCCTCGGTCAAAGGGCGGGCAACAATCCATGACAAGGACATTCTCATTTTCTGCATCAGTCAGTTGATGGCGGCAGTGAATGCAGGACGTAAAATTTCGCGCCACATTACTCTTAAAGCACACGACCTGCTGGTAGCGACCAACCGCGATACATCCGGGGATGCCTATGCCCGTCTGAAGGATGCGTTCGAGCGTCTGGCGGGGACACGCATCACTACGAATATGGCCACTGGCGGGATTGAGACGACACAGGGTTTAGGCCTTATCGAATCCTGGGAGATCAAGCGCCGTGCGCGGGGCGGGCGGATGATCTCTGTCGGCGTCACACTGAGCGAATGGTTGTTCCGTGCTGTGCAGACCAAGTCCGTGCTGACGTTGAGCCGGGACTATTTTCGCCTGCGCAAGCCCTTGGAGCGGCGCATCTATGAGTTGGCACGCAAGCATTGTGGCCGACAGCGCGAATGGCGGGTAAGTGTCACAACGCTGCATAAGAAGTCCGGATCTGCGGCCCCTCTGCGGGTGTTCCGCGCGGCTCTGCGCAAGATGGCCAGCGCGGCTCATCTCCCTGATTATGACATGCTCGAAGAACCCGGTGATCTGATGGTCTTCTCACGCCGTCCCGTGGTGCTAGAGCATGGCAGTGCGCCGCAGCTGAGCGTGGATGCGCTAGAGGCCGCACGCGCATTGATGCCTGGTGTAGATGTCTACGCGCTGGAAGCCGATTGGCACAGCTATTGGGACCGCAACGGGCAGGCCGTCTTGCGCAATGCGGACCTGGCGTTCCTGGGCTGGGTCCGGACACAGACAAAGAACACAACCGGGGGGTAA